GTTGGTCAACCAAAAACAGATGGCCCTATCAAATTAACAAATCTCTTAATTCAAGCTACAGAAGAACTTGTAAAAGCAACTGGACTCTTAAAAAATATTCGTGCTAACCAAATTGCAATTCTTGAAGCTACTAATCGTATTTTGAGATATGAAATTGAAGGCGATACTGTATATCGCAAAGAAATGACAGCTTTATTCAAAACTGAAAAAGACGCTATCAGCCTTATAAAATGGAAAGACATTCTTCAATGTTTAGAAGATACACTTGACCAAACTAAACATATTTCTGACACATTAAAAGGAGTTGTTATGAAATATGCTTGAGCAAGCATCCGTATTAATATTTATCGTTATTGCCTTAGCTCTTATCTTCGACTTTGTAAACGGTTTCCACGATACAGCTAATGCAATCGCTACATGCGTTTCAACACGCGCCGTGCCGCCTGCCGTCGCTATCATCATGTCAGCCGTCTTGAACTTCGCCGGCGCTATG
The window above is part of the Megamonas hypermegale genome. Proteins encoded here:
- a CDS encoding DUF47 domain-containing protein — translated: MFDIGNKHYEFFDMLNEQAKYFHEGAKVMHDVMNDYSIAHTKMDEIREIEHQADKVTADTVQRLNQIFITPIDREDIFALSYGLDDGVDNIHGCLERVIMYEVGQPKTDGPIKLTNLLIQATEELVKATGLLKNIRANQIAILEATNRILRYEIEGDTVYRKEMTALFKTEKDAISLIKWKDILQCLEDTLDQTKHISDTLKGVVMKYA